From Camelina sativa cultivar DH55 chromosome 7, Cs, whole genome shotgun sequence, one genomic window encodes:
- the LOC104702684 gene encoding RNA-binding protein 28-like: protein MGKNNKKERKDGEEKSPHSAATVCVSGLPYSITNAQLEEAFSEIGPVRRCFLVTNKGSNEHRGFAFVTFALPEDVKRAIELKNGSTVGGRRITVKQATHRRPLPERRIKAAEGISLPDNSQAQSDKGTLIPETDKKVLPTEEKVDKPIERKKEEKLIERKKEEKPIERQKVEKPFERKSKTKLHVDLPDKETCSDKQRVARTVIFGGLVNPEMAELVHSRVKEIGTVCSVRYPLPKEELQQNGLAQDGCRAEASAVLLTSVKSACAAVAKLHQTEIKGNFIWARQLGGEGSKAQKWKLIIRNLPFKATPKDIKEVFSAEGFVWDVFIPKNFETGLPKGFAFVKFTCKKDAESAIQKFNGYMFSKRPIAVDWAVPKNLYNGAAEATTASANGDKEGSDGDSDNSSVDLEEVDNAVESHPPSGDDTDDDEEEDGSGKLSESDALERDVGTDVNFEEEADVARKVLKNLLASSKDSISPDGDTEDADKSKLKNSTTKPVADSFGVSEPLESGTTKVVAPKERQENDDFERTLFIRNLPFDVTKEEVKQRFAVFGEVESLFLVLHKVTKRPEGTAFLKFKTADASVAAISAANTPSGVGVLLKGRQLNIMRAVGKKAAQDIELKKTEEKNLDHRNLYLAKEGQILDGTPAAEGLSAEDMDRRRRLHENKMKKLQSPNFHVSRTRLVIYNLPKSMNKKQLHKLLVNAVTSRATQQKPSIRQIKFLQNEKKGKVDTKNYSRGVAFVEFTEHEHALVALRVLNNNPETFGPQHRPVIEFAVDNVQKLKIREAKQQQFQQRDKHYESEQQQRDNHNESEQQQSNGEADAPDNRYKRKTREGEDNTGPRKENGARFKKGPVRPREEGKEEAKSNIAVKGDAAAEKKRRNIRTQEKQSSNQKGQRMRQKEANEKPNQKNSKDMSDDVPRKRKLEEIRGEESRNGQRKKNKKQGEGQGGAEVGDKLDMLVAIYKSKFSQTSAKTGGPQKPLRRWFES, encoded by the exons ATGGggaaaaacaacaagaaagagaggaaagatggagaagaaaaatctCCACACTCTGCCGCCACTGTTTGCGTTTCAGGGTTGCCTTATTCCATCACCAATGCTCAG CTTGAAGAAGCCTTTAGTGAAATTGGTCCCGTCAGGCGTTGCTTTCTCGTCACAAATAAAG GATCAAATGAACACCGCGGCTTTGCTTTTGTTACATT TGCTTTACCAGAGGATGTTAAGCGTGCTATTGAGTTGAAGAATGGTTCTACTGTTGGAGGACGTAGGATTACAGTTAAACAGGCCACACATCGCCGTCCTCTTCCAGAGCGTCGTATAAAAGCAGCTGAAG GTATCTCTTTACCTGATAATTCCCAGGCACAGAGTGACAAGGGCACTTTGATCCCCGAGACTGATAAGAAAG TTCTTCCAACCGAAGAAAAAGTAGATAAACCAATTGAGcgcaagaaagaagagaagctaATTGAGcgcaagaaagaagagaagccaATTGAGCGCCAAAAAGTAGAGAAGCCATTTGAGcgcaaaagcaaaacaaagctTCATGTTGATTTACCAGATAAAGAAACATGTTCAGACAAGCAAAG AGTTGCAAGAACTGTAATCTTTGGTGGCCTTGTTAATCCTGAGATGGCAGAGCTAGTCCATAGTCGTGTCAAAGAGATTGGCACTGTGTGCTCTGTCAGATATCCCCTCCCCAAAGAGGAGCTCCAACAAAATG GTCTTGCCCAAGACGGATGCAGGGCAGAAGCATCAGCTGTTCTCTTGACGAGTGTCAAATCTGCTTGTGCTGCGGTTGCAAAATTACATCAAACTGAGATAAAGGGAAATTTCATTTGGGCTCGTCAGCTTGGTGGTGAG GGTTCAAAGGCTCAGAAGTGGAAACTAATTATCCGAAATCTTCCTttcaag GCTACACCTAAAGATATTAAGGAGGTCTTTTCAGCAGAAGGGTTTGTCTGGGATGTTTTTATTcctaaaaattttgaaactgg GCTACCTAAGGGGTTTGCATTTGTCAAATTCACGTGTAAGAAAGATGCAGAGAGT GCGATTCAAAAGTTCAATGGGTACATGTTTAGTAAAAGGCCGATAGCTGTAGACTGGGCTGTACCTAAGAATCTTTACAACGGTGCTGCTGAGGCCACTACTGCTTCAGCAAATG GTGACAAAGAAGGAAGTGACGGGGACAGTGATAACAGTAGTGTTGATTTGGAGGAGGTTGATAATGCTGTAGAAAGCCACCCACCTTCTGGAGAtgatactgatgatgatgaggaggaggacgGCAGTGGCAAACTGAGTGAATCAGATGCACTGGAGAGAGATGTTGGGACCGATGTGAATTTTGAAGAGGAAGCAGATGTTGCGAGAAAGGTTCTTAAGAACTTGCTTGCGTCTTCAAAAGATTCTATTTCTCCTGATGGAGATACAGAGGACGCAGATAAAAGCAAACTTAAAAATTCAACAACTAAGCCAGTCGCTGACTCTTTTGGTGTCTCTGAACCTTTGGAATCTGGTACAACGAAAGTGGTGGCTCCTAAAGAAAGGCAGGAAAATGATGATTTTGAGAGAACGTTATTTATAAGAAACCTCCCATTTGATGTTACTAAGGAAGAAGTCAAACAGAGGTTTGCTGTATTTGGGGAAGTTGAATCTTTATTCCTGGTTCTCCACAAGGTCACAAA GCGGCCAGAAGGGACTGCTTTTCTCAAGTTCAAAACAGCAGATGCATCAGTTGCAGCCATTTCAGCTGCTAATACTCCCTCAGGTGTAGGTGTCCTTCTTAAAGGCAGACAACTGAACATTATGAGAGCTGTGGGTAAGAAAGCTGCACAGGACATAGAGCTCAAAAAGACCGAGGAGAAGAATCTTGACCATCGGAATCTTTATCTTGCTAAG GAAGGTCAGATCCTTGATGGTACACCTGCTGCGGAGGGTCTGTCTGCGGAAGATATGGACAGGCGACGAAG ATTGCATGAAAACAAGATGAAAAAGCTTCAGTCTCCTAACTTCCATGTATCTCGAACAAGGCTTGTGATCTATAATTTGCCCAAGTCCATGAATAAAAAGCAACTACACAAGCTCTTAGTTAATGCTGTTACCTCACGAGCTACACAGCAGAAGCCGTCTATTCGACAG ATCAAGTTCTTACAGAATGAGAAGAAGGGTAAAGTTGATACTAAGAACTACTCCCGTGGTGTTGCCTTTGTCGAGTTCACGGAGCATGAACATGCTCTTGTAGCCCTGAGAGTACTTAACAACAATCCTG AGACATTTGGTCCTCAACACCGCCCTGTTATAGAATTTGCTGTTGATAACGTCCAGAAGCTTAAGATACGAGAAGCTAAGCAGCAGCAGTTTCAGCAACGGGATAAACACTACGAATCTGAGCAGCAGCAACGCGATAATCACAACGAATCTGAGCAGCAGCAGTCGAATGGTGAAGCAGATGCACCTGACAAtagatacaaaagaaaaacgaGGGAAGGGGAGGATAACACTGGTCCAAGGAAAGAGAATGGAGCCAGGTTTAAGAAGGGACCTGTGCGCCCACGTGAAGAGggtaaagaagaagcaaaatccaaTATAGCAGTAAAAGGTGATGCAGcagcagagaagaagagacgtaATATACGCACACAGGAAAAACAGTCTTCAAACCAGAAAGGGCAAAGGATGAGGCAGAAAGAGGCAAATGAGAAACCAAATCAGAAGAATTCCAAAGATATGAGCGATGATGTACCAAGAAAGAGGAAGCTTGAGGAGATCAGAGGTGAAGAGAGTAGAAATgggcagaggaagaagaataagaagcaAGGTGAAGGTCAAGGTGGTGCAGAGGTAGGTGACAAACTTGATATGTTGGTTGcgatatacaagtcaaagttctCCCAGACCTCAGCCAAAACGGGGGGCCCACAAAAACCACTCAGGAGATGGTTCGAATCTTGA
- the LOC104702681 gene encoding coatomer subunit alpha-2-like yields MLTKFETKSNRVKGLSFHPQRPWILASLHSGVIQLWDYRMGTLIDRFDEHEGPVRGVHFHKSQPLFVSGGDDYKIKVWNYKTHRCLFTLLGHLDYIRTVQFHHENPWIVSASDDQTIRIWNWQSRTCISVLTGHNHYVMCASFHPKEDLVVSASLDQTVRVWDIGALKKKSASPADDLMRFSQMNSDLFGGVDAIVKYVLEGHDRGVNWASFHPTLPLIVSGADDRQVKLWRMNETKAWEVDTLRGHMNNVSSVMFHAKQDIIVSNSEDKSIRVWDATKRTGIQTFRREHDRFWILAVHPEINLLAAGHDNGMIVFKLERERPAFALSGDSLFYAKDRFLRYYEYSTQKDSQVIPIRRPGTPSLNQSPRTLSYSPTENAVLICSDLDGGSYELYIIPKDSVGRSDVVQDAKRGTGGSAVFIARNRFAVLEKSTGQVLVKNLKNEVVKKSSLPIPTDAIFYAGTGNLLCRSEDKVVIFDLQQRLVLGELQTPFVRYVVWSNDMESVALLSKHTIIIASKKLVLQCTLHETIRVKSGAWDDNGVFIYTTLNHIKYCLPNGDSGIIQTLDVPIYITKVSGNTIFCLDRDGKNRAITINATEYIFKLALLRKKYDHVMSMIKNSQLCGQAMIAYLQQKGFPEVALHFVEDERIRFNLALESGNISVAVASATEINEKDHWYRLGVEALRQGNSRIVEFAYQQTKNFERLSFLYLITGNLDKLSKLMKIAEVKNNVMGQFHNALYLGDVKERVKILENAGHLPLAYITASVHGLNDVAERLATELGDNVPPLPEGKTPSLLMPPTPIMCGGDWPLLRVMKGIFEGGLESANRGGAVDEEEEEDVEGDWGEELDMVNVDGMENRDIEALLDGEEAADEDDEEGGWGGLEDLELPPELDTPKASASARSSVFVTPTQGMPISQIWSQNPLLAAEQAAAGSFDTAMRLLHRQLGIKNFAPLKSKFLDLFSGSHSYLRAFSSSPVVPLAIERGWSESSSPDVRGRPALVFEFSQLEEKLKSGYKATTAGRLTEALRVFLSILQTIPLVVVESRREVDEVKELVIIVKEYVLGLQMELKRREIKDDPVRQQELAAYFTHCKLQTPHLRLAYFSAMTVCYKSRNMATAAHFARGLLDTNPTIESQARTARQVLQAAERNMTDATTLNYDYRNPFVICGSTYVPIYGGHKDVSCPYCTARFVPSQEGNICTVCDLSVIGADASGLLCSASQVR; encoded by the exons ATGCTGACCAAGTTCGAGACCAAGAGTAACCGAGTTAAGGGTCTGAGTTTCCACCCTCAACGACCATGGATTCTCGCCAGTTTGCACAGTGGTGTGATCCAGCTCTGGGATTATCGTATGGGTACTTTGATCGATAGATTTGACGAGCACGAAGGACCTGTTCGTGGTGTTCATTTCCACAAATCTCAGCCTTTATTCGTCTCTGGAG GGGATGATTACAAGATTAAAGTGTGGAACTACAAAACTCACAGGTGTCTTTTCACGCTTCTCGGGCATCTTGATTATATCCGCACTGTTCAATTTCACCACGAAAACCCGTGGATTGTGAGTGCTAGTGATGATCAGACTATCCGCATATGGAACTGGCAGTCACGGACTTGTATTTCCGTGTTGACTGGCCACAATCATTATGTTATGTGTGCCTCTTTCCATCCTAAGGAAGACCTCGTTGTATCAGCATCACTGGATCAGACTGTCCGTGTTTGGGACATTGGTGCTCTTAAGAAGAAGTCTGCATCTCCTGCTGACGACCTCATGCGATTTAGTCAGATGAATTCTGATCTTTTTGGTGGGGTTGACGCTATAGTTAAGTACGTCCTTGAAGGTCATGATAGAGGAGTAAACTGGGCTTCTTTCCATCCTACCCTTCCTCTCATTGTCTCTGGTGCTGATGACCGCCAAGTAAAGCTGTGGCGTATGAATG AAACCAAAGCTTGGGAGGTGGATACATTGCGAGGTCATATGAATAACGTTTCATCCGTTATGTTCCATGCAAAACAGGACATAATTGTATCAAACTCTGAGGATAAAAGCATCCGTGTCTGGGATGCTACCAAGCGAACTGGAATCCAAACCTTTCGCCGTGAACATGATCGATTCTGGATTCTTGCAGTTCACCCTGAGATTAATTTGCTGGCAGCGGGACATGACAACGGTATGATTGTCTTCAAACTTGAGAGAGAACGTCCTGCATTTGCTTTGAGTGGTGATTCTTTATTCTATGCCAAGGATAGATTTTTGCGGTACTATGAGTATTCAACTCAAAAAGATTCCCAAGTTATTCCTATACGGCGTCCTGGTACCCCAAGCTTGAATCAAAGTCCTAGGACTTTATCCTACAGTCCGACAGAAAATGCAGTCCTAATCTGCTCAGATCTGGATGGTGGTTCTTACGAGTTGTACATCATACCGAAAGATAGCGTTGGGAGGAGTGACGTTGTGCAAGATGCCAAGAGGGGGACAGGGGGTTCTGCGGTGTTCATTGCTCGCAATCGGTTTGCTGTTCTTGAGAAAAGCACCGGCCAGGTGCTAGTGAAGAATCTAAAGAATGAGGTGGTTAAAAAGAGTTCTTTGCCTATTCCCACAGATGCTATCTTTTATGCTGGGACTGGAAATTTGCTTTGTAGATCTGAGGATAAAGTGGTTATATTTGACCTTCAACAAAGGCTTGTTCTCGGTGAGCTTCAGACACCTTTTGTTAGGTACGTTGTTTGGTCTAACGATATGGAGAGTGTTGCTTTGCTCAGTAAACATACTATCATTATTGCAAGCAAAAAACTCGTCCTCCAGTGCACCCTTCATGAGACAATACGTGTGAAAAGTGGAGCCTGGGACGACAATGGTGTCTTCATTTACACAACTCTGAACCACATCAAGTACTGTCTTCCTAATGGAGATAGTGGAATCATCCAAACCCTGGATGTCCCAATCTATATCACCAAGGTTTCTGGAAATACAATCTTTTGCTTGGACCGGGATGGGAAAAACAGGGCTATCACCATTAATGCAACTGAGTACATTTTCAAGCTTGCATTGCTGAGAAAGAAATATGATCACGTCATGAGCATGATAAAGAACTCCCAGCTATGTGGACAGGCTATGATTGCTTATCTTCAGCAGAAAGGATTTCCTGAAGTTGCCCTCCACTTTGTTGAAGACGAGAGGATTCGATTCAATTTGGCTCTTGAAAGTGGAAACATCAGTGTTGCTGTTGCATCCGCTACAGAGATTAATGAGAAAGACCACTGGTATAGACTCGGAGTGGAGGCTCTTCGTCAGGGAAACTCTAGAATTGTTGAGTTTGCGTACCAGCAAACAAAGAACTTTGAGAGGTTATCTTTTCTTTATCTCATTACTGGCAATTTAGACAAGCTATCAAAGTTAATGAAGATTGCTGAGGTGAAGAACAATGTAATGGGTCAGTTTCACAATGCTCTCTACCTAGGAGATGTTAAAGAGCGTGTTAAGATACTAGAGAATGCGGGTCATTTGCCTCTAGCCTATATCACAGCTTcggttcatggtttaaatgatgttGCTGAGCGACTGGCAACTGAGCTAGGAGACAACGTGCCCCCTTTGCCTGAAGGGAAAACTCCATCGCTTCTAATGCCTCCAACTCCCATCATGTGTGGTGGTGATTGGCCACTTCTGAGGGTGATGAAAGGAATATTTGAAGGAGGGCTTGAGAGTGCAAACAGAGGAGGGgctgttgatgaagaagaagaagaagatgttgaaggAGATTGGGGTGAGGAACTTGACATGGTCAATGTTGATGGAATGGAGAACAGAGACATCGAAGCCTTATTGGATGGTGAAGAAGCAGCTGACGAAGACGACGAGGAAGGTGGATGGGGGGGACTTGAAGACTTGGAGCTCCCACCAGAGCTTGACACTCCTAAAGCCTCTGCTAGCGCTCGTTCATCGGTTTTTGTGACACCTACTCAAGGTATGCCGATAAGTCAGATTTGGAGCCAGAATCCGTTGCTTGCTGCTGAACAGGCTGCAGCAGGAAGCTTCGACACTGCAATGCGTTTGCTCCATAGACAGCTTGGCATTAAGAACTTTGCGCCTTTAAAATCCAAGTTTCTTGATCTTTTCAGTGGGAGCCATAGCTATCTCCGTGccttttcttcatctcctgTGGTTCCTCTTGCGATTGAGCGTGGATGGAGCGAGTCCTCCAGTCCTGACGTCCGTGGCCGGCCAGCTCTTGTTTTTGAATTCTCTCAGCTAGAAGAGAAGCTCAAATCCGGTTACAAAGCCACAACAGCTGGGAGATTAACTGAGGCTCTCCGTGTCTTCCTCTCTATTCTCCAAACCATCCCATTGGTGGTAGTCGAGTCAAGAAGAGAAGTCGACGAAGTTAAAGAACTGGTCATCATTGTAAAAGAATATGTCCTAGGTCTTCAAATGGAGCTCAAGAGGAGAGAGATAAAAGATGATCCGGTGAGGCAGCAAGAGCTCGCTGCTTACTTCACTCACTGTAAACTCCAAACGCCTCACCTACGGCTTGCGTACTTTAGTGCAATGACCGTCTGCTACAAGTCAAGGAACATGGCTACTGCTGCTCACTTTGCCAGAGGATTGTTGGATACAAACCCAACTATTGAGAGCCAGGCAAGGACGGCTAGACAAGTTTTGCAAGCCGCAGAACGCAACATGACAGATGCAACCACGCTTAACTACGACTATAGAAACCCTTTTGTGATATGCGGGTCGACTTATGTGCCAATCTACGGAGGGCACAAAGACGTTTCATGTCCTTACTGCACTGCCCGGTTTGTACCAAGCCAGGAAGGTAACATCTGCACGGTTTGTGATCTCTCAGTCATTGGCGCAGACGCATCTGGTTTGCTATGCTCGGCTTCTCAAGTCCGGTGA
- the LOC104702683 gene encoding protein SHI RELATED SEQUENCE 3-like, whose amino-acid sequence MMMIMGRRCEDCGNQAKKECVYMRCRTCCKSKAFHCQTHIKSTWVPAYRRSHHQQHQHQRQPQPLFTTSSNIKRLRELQRLPDSSPSSSSGVQIRTTPEHFPAELNFPADFRCVKVSSIHDGKEQYAYQTTVNIGGHIFRGILHDQGPDKVMVDHHNNRNCNNRQETLLPPSTSSCPLMITSHFTDFMSGSNQYSSVLRR is encoded by the exons atgatgatgataatggggaGAAGGTGTGAAGACTGTGGGAATCAAGCCAAGAAAGAGTGTGTGTATATGAGATGCAGAACTTGCTGCAAATCCAAAGCCTTTCATTGCCAAACTCACATCAAGAGCACTTGGGTTCCTGCCTATCGAAGATCTCATCAccaacaacaccaacaccaaagGCAACCGCAACCACTCTTTACTACTAGTAGTAACATTAAACGTCTGAGAGAACTACAACGACTTCcagattcttctccttcatcatcatcag GTGTACAAATCCGCACCACTCCGGAACATTTTCCGGCAGAGTTGAATTTTCCGGCAGATTTCCGCTGCGTAAAAGTGAGTTCAATCCACGACGGAAAAGAGCAATACGCTTATCAGACGACGGTGAACATTGGCGGCCACATTTTCAGAGGGATTCTTCACGATCAAGGACCCGACAAAGTGATGGTAGATCATcataataatagaaattgtAATAATCGTCAAGAGACGTTACTTCCTCCTTCGACTTCTTCATGCCCATTGATGATCACTAGTCATTTTACCGATTTCATGTCCGGCAGCAACCAATATTCTTCAGTCCTAAGAAGATAG
- the LOC104702686 gene encoding probable E3 ubiquitin-protein ligase rbrA, with protein sequence MERCDLDSSISKKRRIDSTITEDLSNLKGEGSSKVGESICTKNKFADSTVYRLYFKGLVSDKTTTDNEKMVFAGIGVAICDDADSLLYEMKESVDATKILSRVEILGAICGINHSIQLGIKKLVIYCDDYRIYQLINGRGDFSTQTLEDLVGEFIHYKEKLASSEIVLVAPNDVKFAYKLARDVIASQISSNPNVEAAQGVVTCLICYDDADDHMLFTNNCGHRHCFTCVKRYVEVKLLSGVLPTCLEHGCISKLTLGSWLMLLTPKLKGLWKQRMKEDLIPAAERICCPYPSCLTVMSRTNFVPLQGHPSNVRACVKCSGLFCIDCKVPSHSGLSCADYKNLPPETLVNEMKLNSLAKENMWRQCVKCRLFIERVGGCIKIKCKCHYKFCYDCGVEWKIFQRECPSGCVESYYDDFDVEDEEEDDDDDEDEDDDGSDDGDVEVQEFGVYQTY encoded by the exons ATGGAAAGATGTGATTTAGATTCTTCGATTTCAAAGAAACGACGGATAGATTCTACGATAACCGAGGATCTCTCAAACCTTAAGGGCGAGGGTAGTTCTAAGGTCGGCGAATCTATCTGTACGAAAAACAAATTTGCTGATAGTACAGTTTACCGATTGTACTTCAAAGGTTTGGTGAGTGATAAAACGACAACGGATAATGAAAAGATGGTATTTGCTGGTATTGGAGTTGCGATCTGCGATGATGCGGATAGTTTGTTGTATGAAATGAAGGAATCGGTGGATGCCACCAAGATTCTCAGCCGAGTGGAGATTTTAGGAGCGATTTGTGGCATAAATCACTCGATTCAATTGGGGATAAAAAAATTGGTGATTTATTGTGATGACTATCGAATTTACCAATTG ATAAATGGTAGAGGGGATTTTTCTACGCAAACGTTGGAGGATCTCGTGGGAGAATTCATACACTATAAAGAGAAACTGGCTTCAAGTGAGATTGTCTTGGTTGCACCAAATGATGTTAAGTTTGCTTATAAACTTGCAAGAGATGTGATAGCTTCTCAAATCAGCAGCAACCCTAATGTGGAGGCAGCACAGGGAGTGGTAACTTGCCTCATTTGTTATGACGATGCTGACGACCACATGTTATTTACTAACAATTGTGGTCACCGTCACTGCTTTACCTGCGTGAAAAGGTATGTGGAAGTGAAGCTGCTCAGCGGAGTCTTGCCCACATGCCTTGAGCATGGATGCATCTCTAAGCTCACCCTTGGAAGCTGGCTCATGTTGTTAACACCAAAGCTGAAGGGGCTGTGGAAACAAAGGATGAAAGAGGACTTGATTCCCGCTGCAGAGAGAATCTGTTGCCCATACCCAAGCTGCTTAACGGTGATGTCCAGAACCAATTTTGTTCCCCTTCAAGGCCACCCGTCCAATGTCCGTGCTTGTGTTAAATGCTCTGGACTCTTTTGCATTGATTGCAAAGTACCATCGCATTCTGGTTTGTCCTGTGCTGATTACAAGAACCTTCCCCCTGAAACTCTTGTTAATGAGATGAAGCTCAATTCTCTGGCAAAGGAGAATATGTGGCGTCAATGTGTCAAGTGCAGGCTCTTTATTGAACGCGTTGGGGGCTGCATAAAAATCAAGTGCAA atgtcaCTATAAGTTTTGCTACGATTGTGGGGTCGAATGGAAGATTTTCCAACGAGAATGCCCTTCTGGTTGCGTTGAAAGTTACtatgatgattttgatgttgaagacgaggaagaggatgatgacgatgacgagGACGAGGACGATGATGGTAGCGACGATGGTGATGTCGAAGTCCAAGAGTTTGGTGTCTACCAAACCTATTAG
- the LOC104702682 gene encoding coatomer subunit alpha-1-like: MLTLTKFETKSDRVNGLSFHPKRPWILSSLHSGVIQLWDYRIGVLIDSFNEHEGPVRGVHFHTSQPLFVSGGDDYKIKVWNYETRRCLFTPLGHHDHIRTVQFHHEHPWIVSASDDKTIRIWNWKSRTCVSVLTGHNHNVMCASFHPKEYLVLSASSDKTVRVWNIGALRRMTESPAGGVASTVKYVVKAHERGVNWAAFHPDRPLIVSAADDCKVKVWRMNGNSFLCYPLVTYLFVKFVYALLELR, encoded by the exons ATGTTGACGTTGACCAAGTTCGAGACCAAGAGTGACAGAGTTAATGGTCTGAGCTTTCACCCTAAAAGGCCATGGATTCTCTCCAGTTTGCACAGTGGTGTGATCCAGCTCTGGGATTATCGTATAGGTGTTTTGATCGATAGTTTTAACGAGCACGAAGGACCTGTTCGTGGTGTTCATTTTCACACTTCTCAGCCTCTATTCGTCTCCGGAG GGGATGATTACAAGATTAAAGTTTGGAACTACGAAACACGGAGGTGTCTTTTCACTCCTCTTGGCCATCATGATCATATCCGCACGGTTCAGTTCCATCACGAGCACCCATGGATTGTGAGTGCCAGTGACGATAAGACTATCCGCATTTGGAACTGGAAATCCCGGACTTGTGTATCTGTCTTGACTGGTCACAATCACAATGTTATGTGTGCTTCTTTCCACCCAAAAGAATACTTAGTCTTATCAGCTTCCTCAGATAAGACTGTTCGTGTTTGGAATATCGGTGCTCTTAGGAGGATGACAGAGTCTCCTGCTGGTGGTGTTGCTTCTACTGTCAAATACGTCGTTAAAGCTCATGAGAGAGGTGTAAACTGGGCTGCTTTTCACCCCGACCGTCCTCTTATCGTCTCCGCTGCAGATGACTGCAAAGTCAAGGTCTGGCGTATGAATGGTAACTCATTTTTATGTTATCCGTTAGTGACATACTTGTTTGTAAAATTTGTGTATGCCTTATTGGAGTTAAGGTAG